The following nucleotide sequence is from Dunckerocampus dactyliophorus isolate RoL2022-P2 chromosome 7, RoL_Ddac_1.1, whole genome shotgun sequence.
tatttagttatttacaaatgtattttttgtgtgtgtgtgtgtgtgtgtgtgttttttttttttttttaccgttgcgcctgaaaggtttcctcggcccagttTGGCCCggccggtggttggggacccctgagcTAGAGCACGCAGTTTTTGTCAAATTTTGTTTAAAAGTCTGTCGACCAAAAGACGTGTCACATTATCAACAAAATGTCATCAGCTCAGAGAGCCCAGGCAGGACTTGCATACTGCACATTCAATTAGGCGCTCCTTTTTAAGTGAATTGACCTTGAcagtttattattttacaacagAAGACCATTAAACATTGAACACATTGTGCAAATCAAAATAGACATCTTACACATCCTGTTGGTAATATGCAGAATTATTATACATTTGTGTATGTATACAATGATACAGCCTTTTTGTTCTTGAACACGCTCAGCATCCGAGTGCTAAATACCGCTGAGTTGTTTTGGGGCACTCGAGGTTGGTCGGACAAAGACGGGACTTGGCACAAATGGCTGAGATCAGGAAGGAAGGCTCCAATGGCATCAAATGATGGTCAGGGTCAGTGTGGCAGTTGACCTGAAGAAAGAGGATGATGAAGAGATCAGGGTGTAAAAATAGAGAAGGACGGATAGGAGTACCTGAGAAAAAGACATAAAGAACAGCCGAGTGAGTGAGAATCCAGAGACTGATGTGTCTGCCGGCTGCTTCGTCAGGCTCTCCTTATAAGCCTGTTATGATGGAATAAACCTACATGAATCATCATTGTTGTGCAGTGCATACACCAAAATGCAAAGACCTCTGACCTTCAGTGCTATCTGCAGCGCCGAATACTGCAGCCACACTTCCTGCTGCTGAGCTGCAGGCAGAGGAAGCGCGCTCTTCTCCTTGCCTGTCACAGTGAGGTAATGGGACCACACGCACTCCCCCACGGCGCGCACCGACTCACTCTGGGAGTAAACTGCACAAACATGACAACACGATGACGCTGAGGAGACACTTGTGAAGTGAAACATTTGAGGACGATCAAGCTTTCTTTACTCTCAGGTAGAAGCAAATGAAGGACGTCTTTGGCAAAAAGGAAGCCCACCACGCCGTAATTCATAGCTCTGTTTATGAAAGAAAGCAAATGGTTTTTATTTAATATGGTTTTGTCTGTTCTATTAATCCAATAGagcagcatttgagaccaaataggaggtgaaagaaaaatggtaaaaatacagtagaaagtacagagagaaagttagcacacgcacaacagacatgcgtcaagtgagacggatgtaacaaagagaatccggccacttttcaaaataaaaccaccccaaactatttaaaaaataatggaaattattttttctttctgtgcggcccgggggttaaGGATCACTGCAATAGAGCAGTCAAGTGTATTGCAGTTAGCGGAAAAGAGGTGTAATATTTCTGTTACATTTCTATAAACTTTCCATAGCTAAAGAATTTTGGAAATACTCATTAGAAAATGGTGAGACAAGTTGCAGTATTATACATagtataataacaaatatagcaaGTTCTGGTAGACACCATTTCAGTTCTAGAATatcttgtatttttgtttattttgagttGCATTGGATCCAAATACAAACATTTGGAGTACATGATTTTCATTGGACAGTGATAATAGTGTTTTTAAACAATAAGTTAGATTTCCATTGGTCTGGGAAGATTTTCtacaagattttggagtgtgtcGGTCGGAATTTTGCCCTGTCTAAGGTCAAAGGTTGCCAAAGTTTGAATTTTTGTTATGTGTACaccataatgacaaaaaaagcaataatacTTTACCTTGGGTACGTGGGATGGAAGAGAGGAGGGATAAACATCCCCATGGGGATGATCAGGTCATTTCCCAGCAGAGATGGCGAGACGGACAAACTGTAAGGCAACAAGCAGCGTATTTAGTATGAATCTACACACGTGTATTTGTTACaccgtgtgttgtgtgtatttgttaGACTCTTACATATCAGTGCCGTCATTCTGCTCATTCAAGAGTTTGCTGCGTCTCTTTTGCCACAAGGACAGCAGCTGCAGGTAGTTGGAGAAGAAACTCTGCACGCGGACAGACACCTGCATTTGTGCAAGGATGGAGtcagttttgtaaaaaaaaaacaaaaaacaaaacaagggtagacatcttaaaacaaagcctgCAATCTCTCAGctgcagacgtgggagctgtaagtttgatcatttagtttttttgtcagcgaataggctaacccaGCGTGATGTTAAAATCTGACTCGAATATTAGCACAATCGCGCAAATCGCtacgctagtgttgctaacatttgggTCCTCCTGTCCCATTCCTTAATGTATGGCATCTACTACGTTGTTGAcagtgtacagttgtccctcaccacattgCGTTTCAAATTTCGCTGTATGtattatacagcatatatatgtatattaataaaccatgctgtttcgtggttgaatacggcattttattagaaaatgcatttttaatcaaattgtacttgccaaaattaagcattttcaagcataaaaacggctaattgaactaaaatacaactacaaggcattaagaagacacattcaaaattGTGAAAGTAGTATTCTacgttggtcactaggtgtcagtaatgtttaatgttcggtgagacaagcatcagacttgatcggcagaacaacatgcttttattgcaggtttacatgatctcacaacaggcataataataacataataaaaataataatcctaaaaaTATCACAGGCTACTTCTGTGGCCGCAACccataacaagctaaaactgtactctgaacccccgacgtcacttcttcttgtcctccacacatccggaacacatttactgtgacacactggatcttaaatggcttattttctctaattacgtcttctatattgggtaacaagACTGTAAAGCTCGCTATATGGGCgctatttcacgtctagagggctctaataatgttaaaaaccatatggagaatatcgtaaacaggttttctaactgcaaaaatattccattcataaagaaggaatcctacttcatgaaaattcacttatcatggtcgggtctggaaccaattaaatgcaataaccgagggattactgtatatgtgaaaaGTGCATAAGGTGCTCAATGATATGAATGTCGGAGAGACacaactcattagcattaaaactGCAGACACAAAAtgcatgttcccagtagggcttaataaagcacttttaaactgtctacatTCCAGCATCAATGCTAGCTTCTgaaaacacacttccaatacaccattatgggacctctgagacttatttagaATTGTTGAAGAATATTAGAATATGAGGCTTTTAAGTTGCCAAGTATGGCTCCATGCGCTATAAAGGGctacactgaaaatgaatgagcACGCTTGTAAAATACGACAGTAAATCTCCATAAATGTATGCACAGCAGGGGTATAAAAGAACCAGCATGTGGGAATAAATTTACCTGAGAAAAAAGCAGGTCAAGCTCAGCCTCATTGGAGATTTCCTTTGTAGTTACAAGTCTCGGAGTTATGGACTTAACCTGAAGGCAGAACAGTTAtcttactgaaataaatgttcagGTTCAAAGAGAGAACTCATGTCATACATCACCTTTTTCATAACAAACTCTAGAGTCTCATCGTCTGTCCACTTGAGCTGGTGTACTTGAGACTTTAAGGAGGACAGGATGTCGTAAATCATCTCTTCTGCctgttataaaaataaaacaacatccTCAGTAGAAATATGTCACATTCACGCACTTGTGATGTCTCCTCACCTCTCCACCTGAAATGTTCTCCCTAAACAGATATGCGAGAACCCTGTGGAACCCTCGCTCGGTTTCTAGCACACAGCGTTTCCAGCGTGGGGCTGCTTGGTGAAGAGCCCCACCGTCCACGGTGAAGGTGTTTTGAAAGTGAAGATTGTGTTGCCTAACGCCTGTGTGGCCCAGAGTCTCTGACAAGTTATTGGCTGTGTCAGAGATTCTGGAGTCCAGGGCGGGCATTAAGGTGTGCAGCAAGTTCAGCACCATGAAGGTGTGGAGGGGGCCACTGAGCAGAATGAGACGGGGGTCAGAAACTAGAGGacaagacgtgtgtgtgtgcgtgtgtgtgtgtttgatgcaTTGTGGGTCACTTACAGTACCTGTTGCTCAGCTCGTGCCTGGTCAGCCACTTGGCAATAGTGCGGGACATCTGCACGATGTAAGGCAAGTTGTGCAGGAGCACATGGTCGTCTTCCATGAGGGGCTGCGGGTGGAAAGCAGCCTGCAGGCACCCCAACCAGTCCACTGCTGGAGCCTTGTGCTGCAGACACATTAGGGAGAGAGACCATTAGTACATATAATACAACAACTAGGCTTTGGGTAAAATAGTTGAACTTTCTGCATGTCATGATATTCAAGTACCATATTTGGCAACTAAGAATGGACGCGGCGTGCCTCAATATTAAGCATCATATTGAGCATCATCaccatcaaataaagtcaatgaataaaatacattattacatcaaataattcacaaatcattaaaataatacaGCAATAGATcatattacaattaaaaatatgataataacaattgacattttcaaataaaatttcagaaaaaaaagtttttacatgtttttgtgtttttttttaaacaatgcaaTATGCAagtaaaaaaactaaacatgtttgtgtgtgcgtgtgtgtgttatagaATTGAATGGTGttttagatttagattttagattaaaaataaataaaatagctcaatgaaataaaacataactggcgtttttcaatgaaaatttttttttatccagaAAAAATCAACACAAATTTGTCAattttgtatgaaaataaaataatgaaactgTTAAGTAATACAATTTTAATgccaatatgaataaaaatacataaaaataaaaacaagtggaattaaatatattaatgtTTTACTGTTAAAACAATATTACATCGTTTTAACATGCCATAAtactaaatatgttttaataagaaacaataataaaatgttttgaaaaagcaaaataaaagtcCTATTCAGGTACTTGTGTTGTCCAGGGTTTAAGTAAGTTGGGTTGAGTGTAATTAGGTACACATTACAGTATTCATTTTCACATCAACTCAAGTAGCCAGTAGCCAGtaggtatataatcctccatctcggcagttcaattcattcattcattcattcagcggagcataaaaataacttcaatttgtctaaattgtccataggtatgaatgtgagtgtgaatggttgtttgtctatatgtgccctgccattggctggcaaccagtccagggtgtaccccgcctgtcgcccgaagtcagctgggataggctccagcatgccctcgcgaccctaaagaggagaagcggtatagaaaatggatggatggatgacttgcTTCTCTGAAGCTGTTAAAAAGCTGCagaccttccagctcatgcacgccATCACCCCTCAGGATGATgcgagtactgcaagtgcctcctgtatgacatttctactgtatctattgtattctaacaagaataatgatgtcacacttgcattaaatacattacacGGGCTGCAGaaagtataataaatgtttcagcaacattatattattggcggcACGCTGACAAACAGGAACTGTCAGGCGCTCAGACTCAGTGttgggcttgcgcactaagccgagaagagacGCTCACGGCAGCCTCACCTGAGGTTTCCTCCCTGTATtcgatcaggaaatgtgcaatttcagcgattttcaaaatgttaaaaacaataataaatacagttcaataatattttatcattattcCTTTTATTTcatgcctcacctgcctcccctgactgcacgtcacgtGGTATAATGCAGTGTAATTCAGAATGAATAAGACGCCTGGATTGTTTACGTCAGGGGTGCTGGCgtctgtgattttatcggcccgcagcacagtctaaaaatgtaatttaacaagaaaactaaaaaaaaaaaacaccagcagcaaaaatgggaaagtcaaagtattaatttaagagaagagttgtaatctagcaaggaaaaaaggcCATcatgtcacaagaataaagtcatagttgaaatattaaagaaaaaaagttagtttgttagtttttaaagtaaaaaacaatgaataaagtcgtaatttttggaaacttaagttgggggaaaatgtataacatcggaataaagtcaaaatattaggagtaGAAAATATAGGTTGAGatatttgggggggaaaaatcaacagagtaaagtcaaaaatattaagagaaaaaaatagttttctaataagaaaaaagttgcaattttatgagaataaatttgtaaaatgaggaaaaatatcattttagtaataatgttgaaataaagaaaaaatacattatttttttttaagatatcGAGTTATACAGTTATAAttacgggaagaaaatttacaagaggaaagttgaaatgaaatagttgggcaatttaaaaaaaacagaaatggaaaaaacagatgtaattttacaagaataaagtcaaaatattaagaaaaaagtcatcatcgaatgttacaagaataaactcattattatgaaaaaaaacttcatttttcgtagcatttcacctatattaaaAAGCTGAACTCTTGCgctacatatagcttcttagcatatctcttatttgttggtttacaaaatatcaaagtggcccttgcatcctttcatttttcagaatgtggccctcgatggaaaaagtttggacaaactggtttgaaatgaattaatgaaacaCGAGGCTAATAAGTTACATAACAACACAATAAGAACAAAAGTCCCAATTTAGTATGAAAGAACTAGAATAGATTGTCTGATAGCCAGGCCCTCTCACAGGTTCAATAACATGACCTATGACCTCACAAACTGCCACAagcacactgaaaaaaatctcAGAGAAAGGGTGGAAGCTGCGATAGCTGTATTGGACATACTTTCGTCCACCTACTGTAGCACGCACCTTCCCTAAACACTAACAGTACATTCATGGACTTTGTGTATCCGCTGACTTTACCTGTAGTTCCTTGATGGTCATGCGCTGATAGAGCTGTCCTTTGGCCATGCGATGGCTCAGAGGTGTTGCCGCCACGGCCAGCTCAGAAGACAGAGAGATGAACATCCCCACGTGGATCATGTTGTTGCTGGCCGGGGCCCCCAGCAGCGCCAGGTACCTCTGACACGAAGCCAAGAAAGGACGGAGTGTCTGTGCAGTGATTGGAAGCATAAAGGAGAACACGTAAGCAACATAATAGCATGAGTACGTTTGAATAGATTAGTCAGCCAACCTCTGTTCTAGCTTGAGACTTCTGCGTCTTGCTGTTCCATTCAATGGGGATCAACAGGTCTGGCTGATCAATCTGCAAGCAGGGTTTTGGATTAATGTGGCGTTtccatgatgctgccaccatGTGACTCTTTAAAAGCCTAACCTCTATGTATCGTTTGGTCATCATGCTAGCATTGTCATTGGGGTCTTTGCCGACATAGAGGTTGAAGAAGGGGAAGGTGGCGTAGTCTCTCATCAGCACGCTGAGGGTGACGTTAAAGTCAGTCTGATTCCACTGGCCTGACACAGGCCAGCCTCCAAGCTGCAAGCACGTACAAAGACCAGgaaatatgaatacatactaTATATCCTCATACAGCtgccaaaaatatttacatatttattttataaataatgttttgtttttttaaacaatatacaacacaatataataatgttctaacaaatataacacaatcaatatttatttttcattttatgtctactataatatACAACTTGATTCTGGACATTACTCATTGTGTTTAGCAGCTTTTTCCTCCAGAATCTCTTTCTTTAAACGGCACTGTAAagttcagctttacagatgttgTGTGGGTTCTGCAGGCTGCTGTCTGTTTTAGGTGCAGTGCTTATCTATTTAAGTAAAGTAGGAGTGGAAGCCACAGTTTGAGGAAATGTGGTATAGTATGGAGAAAGTACTGGGACAAGTGACCAGGTgaaaatttaagaaaatgtgGGGTTCATCCACACCAAACTCCTTAAAGcattatggaccttgctttgagCACTGGGGATAGAAACTGGCCTTCTCCAAAATGTTCCCACAGAGGAAGCATGCCATAGTCCAAAATGTAGTAATAAGATTAAGTATTAAATATTAAACCTGTTTAGTTGAAGAGGTGTGTCCCCATACGTAAGTCAGTTTAGTGTATGATCACCTTCTGGATGAGTGTGAGGAAGGGTTCCACTCCAGCCGTGTCCAAGGACCTGGTGTCCAAACAGGAGCGGTAGAAGCTTTTGGCCTTCTGCACAGCTGAGCTTGTGAGACTGTCATTGGATTCTGACAGGCACAGAGTGACACAGTGAAATGAAAGACACTCATTGTTAATCAAATGCGGCTCAGACGTCCCTACCTAAAATCTCCCTGATATACTGAAACAGCTCCGTTTTCCTGTCCAGCGTGCTCTTCTCTTTGACGTGTCGGTCCTCTCTCGTCTTGCTTTGTCGTCCTCTGGACTTTGCTCTCTGGTGCCCCTGCATGTTCTGTCCTCGGTGGTGTCCCTCACTGTCAGGTCCACATGAGAACATGAAGTAGTCGCACGGGTGCGTGAAGGGGTCAGCAGCCATGGAGAGATGAGCTGAGGCCCTCTGGCAGGCTGGGGAGGAACATGGGGTGACTGCAGGAAAGAATGACAGATGAAGTACACCAGAAATTCAAAGTTTGGCATTTTTCTGTTGTGTTTGGGCCCACCGACGGCTGCCTGGTTCTTGTGAAGAAAGTGGTGTAGGTAGTATGTCATTCCCAGGATTGCAGCACATGAACAGAAGCCCAGAATGAAGAGCGAGAGTGGACACTGATATTTTATCCATGCTGTTTTAGTCCGTTCATCTGCCTGTTGTTGCTCTACATTGGTCCCTGGTAGGGGCTGAAGCCCCAGCTCCgtttgctgttgctgctgttggtgGTTGGCCTCTGCAGGTTCTTGGGTGGGTAGATGCAGCTGAAACAGAGCTGAGGGGTGAAGCCCCCTCTCAGGTTCTggctgtgatgatgatgatgatagctGAGGCTGCAAGCATGTCAAACAATACAGTACTTATAACCGCAGAACATACAAGACCCAGgcagatcttgcaagatttcaGCTCAGCAAGCCTCCAAAACCGTGCTGTAATTTTTCTTCAGTAttttgtgaggttttttttgttgttgttctacCACGGAAGGGTACCAGTGACAAATGTGTGAGGGGAACTGTAGTGAAGCAATAGCATAGTAATGAAAGTAGCACATGCGTCTgacctggctgctcagtacagtaGGTTGTCATAATGCCAAGCAACTCATCTCAGAAAAGCAAGCAGTATTCTTTCCCTACCTTCCTTCCCTActttatggtatggtatggtacgtttgtttcagacatgcgtaACAGGTTACATGagggaacatcacatggttacatttgcacaattcaacatgtctgaaaag
It contains:
- the kel gene encoding kell blood group glycoprotein isoform X4, which produces MDKISVSTLALHSGLLFMCCNPGNDILPTPLSSQEPGSLTPCSSPACQRASAHLSMAADPFTHPCDYFMFSCGPDSEGHHRGQNMQGHQRAKSRGRQSKTREDRHVKEKSTLDRKTELFQYIREILESNDSLTSSAVQKAKSFYRSCLDTRSLDTAGVEPFLTLIQKLGGWPVSGQWNQTDFNVTLSVLMRDYATFPFFNLYVGKDPNDNASMMTKRYIEIDQPDLLIPIEWNSKTQKSQARTETLRPFLASCQRYLALLGAPASNNMIHVGMFISLSSELAVAATPLSHRMAKGQLYQRMTIKELQHKAPAVDWLGCLQAAFHPQPLMEDDHVLLHNLPYIVQMSRTIAKWLTRHELSNSGPLHTFMVLNLLHTLMPALDSRISDTANNLSETLGHTGVRQHNLHFQNTFTVDGGALHQAAPRWKRCVLETERGFHRVLAYLFRENISGGEAEEMIYDILSSLKSQVHQLKWTDDETLEFVMKKVKSITPRLVTTKEISNEAELDLLFSQVSVRVQSFFSNYLQLLSLWQKRRSKLLNEQNDGTDILSVSPSLLGNDLIIPMGMFIPPLFHPTYPRAMNYGVVGFLFAKDVLHLLLPEIYSQSESVRAVGECVWSHYLTVTGKEKSALPLPAAQQQEVWLQYSALQIALKAYKESLTKQPADTSVSGFSLTRLFFMSFSQVNCHTDPDHHLMPLEPSFLISAICAKSRLCPTNLECPKTTQRYLALGC
- the kel gene encoding kell blood group glycoprotein isoform X3, which encodes MSETPKGLEPQLSSSSSQPEPERGLHPSALFQLHLPTQEPAEANHQQQQQQTELGLQPLPGTNVEQQQADERTKTAWIKYQCPLSLFILGFCSCAAILGMTYYLHHFLHKNQAAVVTPCSSPACQRASAHLSMAADPFTHPCDYFMFSCGPDSEGHHRGQNMQGHQRAKSRGRQSKTREDRHVKEKSTLDRKTELFQYIREILESNDSLTSSAVQKAKSFYRSCLDTRSLDTAGVEPFLTLIQKLGGWPVSGQWNQTDFNVTLSVLMRDYATFPFFNLYVGKDPNDNASMMTKRYIETLRPFLASCQRYLALLGAPASNNMIHVGMFISLSSELAVAATPLSHRMAKGQLYQRMTIKELQHKAPAVDWLGCLQAAFHPQPLMEDDHVLLHNLPYIVQMSRTIAKWLTRHELSNSGPLHTFMVLNLLHTLMPALDSRISDTANNLSETLGHTGVRQHNLHFQNTFTVDGGALHQAAPRWKRCVLETERGFHRVLAYLFRENISGGEAEEMIYDILSSLKSQVHQLKWTDDETLEFVMKKVKSITPRLVTTKEISNEAELDLLFSQVSVRVQSFFSNYLQLLSLWQKRRSKLLNEQNDGTDILSVSPSLLGNDLIIPMGMFIPPLFHPTYPRAMNYGVVGFLFAKDVLHLLLPEIYSQSESVRAVGECVWSHYLTVTGKEKSALPLPAAQQQEVWLQYSALQIALKAYKESLTKQPADTSVSGFSLTRLFFMSFSQVNCHTDPDHHLMPLEPSFLISAICAKSRLCPTNLECPKTTQRYLALGC
- the kel gene encoding kell blood group glycoprotein isoform X1; the protein is MSETPKGLEPQLSSSSSQPEPERGLHPSALFQLHLPTQEPAEANHQQQQQQTELGLQPLPGTNVEQQQADERTKTAWIKYQCPLSLFILGFCSCAAILGMTYYLHHFLHKNQAAVVTPCSSPACQRASAHLSMAADPFTHPCDYFMFSCGPDSEGHHRGQNMQGHQRAKSRGRQSKTREDRHVKEKSTLDRKTELFQYIREILESNDSLTSSAVQKAKSFYRSCLDTRSLDTAGVEPFLTLIQKLGGWPVSGQWNQTDFNVTLSVLMRDYATFPFFNLYVGKDPNDNASMMTKRYIEIDQPDLLIPIEWNSKTQKSQARTETLRPFLASCQRYLALLGAPASNNMIHVGMFISLSSELAVAATPLSHRMAKGQLYQRMTIKELQHKAPAVDWLGCLQAAFHPQPLMEDDHVLLHNLPYIVQMSRTIAKWLTRHELSNSGPLHTFMVLNLLHTLMPALDSRISDTANNLSETLGHTGVRQHNLHFQNTFTVDGGALHQAAPRWKRCVLETERGFHRVLAYLFRENISGGEAEEMIYDILSSLKSQVHQLKWTDDETLEFVMKKVKSITPRLVTTKEISNEAELDLLFSQVSVRVQSFFSNYLQLLSLWQKRRSKLLNEQNDGTDILSVSPSLLGNDLIIPMGMFIPPLFHPTYPRAMNYGVVGFLFAKDVLHLLLPEIYSQSESVRAVGECVWSHYLTVTGKEKSALPLPAAQQQEVWLQYSALQIALKAYKESLTKQPADTSVSGFSLTRLFFMSFSQVNCHTDPDHHLMPLEPSFLISAICAKSRLCPTNLECPKTTQRYLALGC
- the kel gene encoding kell blood group glycoprotein isoform X2 codes for the protein MSETPKGLELHLPTQEPAEANHQQQQQQTELGLQPLPGTNVEQQQADERTKTAWIKYQCPLSLFILGFCSCAAILGMTYYLHHFLHKNQAAVVTPCSSPACQRASAHLSMAADPFTHPCDYFMFSCGPDSEGHHRGQNMQGHQRAKSRGRQSKTREDRHVKEKSTLDRKTELFQYIREILESNDSLTSSAVQKAKSFYRSCLDTRSLDTAGVEPFLTLIQKLGGWPVSGQWNQTDFNVTLSVLMRDYATFPFFNLYVGKDPNDNASMMTKRYIEIDQPDLLIPIEWNSKTQKSQARTETLRPFLASCQRYLALLGAPASNNMIHVGMFISLSSELAVAATPLSHRMAKGQLYQRMTIKELQHKAPAVDWLGCLQAAFHPQPLMEDDHVLLHNLPYIVQMSRTIAKWLTRHELSNSGPLHTFMVLNLLHTLMPALDSRISDTANNLSETLGHTGVRQHNLHFQNTFTVDGGALHQAAPRWKRCVLETERGFHRVLAYLFRENISGGEAEEMIYDILSSLKSQVHQLKWTDDETLEFVMKKVKSITPRLVTTKEISNEAELDLLFSQVSVRVQSFFSNYLQLLSLWQKRRSKLLNEQNDGTDILSVSPSLLGNDLIIPMGMFIPPLFHPTYPRAMNYGVVGFLFAKDVLHLLLPEIYSQSESVRAVGECVWSHYLTVTGKEKSALPLPAAQQQEVWLQYSALQIALKAYKESLTKQPADTSVSGFSLTRLFFMSFSQVNCHTDPDHHLMPLEPSFLISAICAKSRLCPTNLECPKTTQRYLALGC